The genome window GCGCAGGTCATGCTCCCGGAAAAACCTCAGTTTGTCGGCCGCGCTGGCAACGTCACCGGCGAGCCGGTCCGCTTCCAGGCCCAGCCGGTGGGCCCACAGGGTCAGCCCCCGGTCCGCCAGATCGCCCGCTGCTTCCTGGAAAGACGCCAGCGCCTCAGCCGGCCGGCCGCACGCCTCCAGCGCGAATCCCCTGGCCCAGATGGCCCAGGCGGCGTCGTGGGAGCTGCCCACCTGCCGCGTGAGGTCCAGGGATTCGTCGGCCAGTTCCAGCGCCTGAAGTGCGGAGCCGTGGACCGCCTCTGCGCGTGCCGCCATGCTTGCGGTCTGGGCAATAATCAGCGGACTTCCAGTCTGGCGCGCGTGCTGAAGTCCGGCGTGGGCGTACTTGAGGGCGAGTGTGCCACCAAACGGTGGGTTCTGCTCTAGATACAGGTACGCGAGGTTGTACTCGCACAGCGCCAGGAAATGCGAGACGCCAGCCCGCTTCATAACCTGGTGCCCTTCATGCAGCAGCGTCTCCGCCTGCTCGTACTCGCCGTACTCCAGCAGCAGGCAGGCCAGGCGGCTCTGCTGCTGGGCATGGTCGCGTGCGACGCCCAGGCTGGCAAACAGCTTCAGTGAGGCCTGGGCGTCCGCAAGGGCCTCGGGATAGCGCCCCAGGGTGTCACGGATGGTCGCCCGGGTAGAGAGCGCACGGGCCAGCTCATGCACCCGCTGGCCTGCCTCAGCCAGCTTCACGACTTCGCCTGCGTCCGCCTCGGCCGCCTCCAGGTCTCCGGCGCTGTACAGGGCCCGGCACCGGGCAAAAAGCAGGACGGTGCGCTCCGCGTCGGGGAGCGCAGGCTTCCCGAGGGCCTGGGCCGCCAGTGCGCATGCCTCTGTGGACCGTCCCATAAAGTCCAGCGCGCGGATGACCTGAGCCTGCACCGACGGCGGGGCCAGGGAATGAAGCTGCGGATGCTCCTGCCACTGGGTCATTACCCCGGCGTAGTCATTTCTGTCGGCGTGGAGCGACACCAGCTCGAACAGCCATGACGCTTCGAGCCCGCTGCTTCCCTGAAGGTTCCGGATGAGGCGATTGGCACGCTCCTCGTCTCCTTGAAGGACCAGGGCTCCGGCCAGAAGAAAGGCTGCTTCGAGGTTCTCGGGCTCTGTCTCAAGAACCTGCTGTGCGAGCGCAATCACCTGGCGCGGCTCAAACGCGCGCCATAGCCGCGCTGCGGCCAGGGCCAGCGGCGCACGGTCCGGTTCATCGGCATGGCGGACCGCCCAGGACAGGTACTCTGCGGCCTGCCGGTGGCGGCCACCGTCCTGTGCGGACTCGGCGGCGCGGCGCAGCAGGGGCAGCGCCTCGGCGGCCGGAAGTTCGGCGTGCATCGCGAAGCCCGCTGCCGCTTCCACGTCCGACTTGAGCAGGACGCTCACGGCACGGCGCGCGATGACCTGGCGTCTGGCCCGGGTCAGGTGGTGCACTTCCACGTCCTGATACAGGGGATGAACAAACTGACCTGCCCGCAGAATGCCCCTGCGGCCGAGCTCCTCACATGCGCCCTGCAGCTCACTGGCACCCAGACCGGCCACCTGCGCCCAGATGGCCGGGGACATGTCAGATGCCAGCATGGCCCGTGCCTGCAGCGCTGCCTCCGCGGCCTGTGACAGCGGCGGAGTGTGACAGAGGTGCGAGACAAGCGCCTCCACGCCGGCGGGAATGCGATTTTCACGCGGCTCGCGCCAGTGCCACCGCTGACCGTCGTTCCAGAGGCAGCCCTGCCGGATCAGGAACCGGAGGTATTCGATGCTGAACAGCGGGTTTCCCGAGGCATGCTGTCCGATCCACGAAACGGCGTCATCGGGCAGGCTGGCGCCCAGGGTCTGCTTCAGGAGGGAGGTGGTGTCCTCCAGGGTGAGTCGCTCGATCGCCTGCGCCTCGAACGGTTCGGGCGGCGCCAGCCGGCTGGTGGCCATCAGGCCGACTCCGCGACTGCGCGTGGCCCCACGGGCGAGCGCCTGCCAGAACTTGAGCTGCTCCGCCGACGCGTCGTGCAGGTCCCGGACATGCAGGACAAAGGGGGCGAGCTCGCTGAGAAGTGAACTCAGGGCGTCTCCCGCCACCTCCTGTCCCAGAGCATCACCGTGTTCCAGACGGCCCAGGGCCTCCTGCGTCCAGGTAGGAAGCCGGGCCGGGCGCGGCAGCGTGCCGATCAGCGTTGCCACTGAAACGCTGGCGTGAACCTCGGCAGAACGCAGGGGCAGCGCGCGGAGGATTTCTGCAGCCACCCACGACTTCCCAATGCCCGCTTCACCCCACAGCGCCAGCGCCAGCCCGCCGCGCCGCGCACTCAGGGCCCCCAGCCGTCTGGTGACTTGATGTACGAGCTCCTCTCGCCGGGTCACTGCACCAGAGTCTAACGGGTGGCGTCGCAGGACGGGGAGTACCCGTCCTCAGCGCAGGTGCTGGCCCGGGCCCAGTCAATGATCGCCTGGTTGGCTGCGCCCGCCTTCTGGAAGTTGGCCGCGTGCGCCGCGCCCAGAATGATAACCAGCTTGCTGCCTTGCTGGTGTCATACAACCGAGCCGGCAGGGAGACCCGCGTGTTATGGCTTTCCTGCACCCGGGAGCGCCCGCAACACCACAGCATTTCCCGCGAGAGTATAAGTGCCCAGGGACGCCGGGATGACCACAGTGTCGTAAGGCTGCAACACCATTTCATCTGCCAGGGTAGTGAGCGTCGCCTCCCCCTCAATGGCTGTCAACAGATGCATATACTCGCCCCGGGTATCGGCCTGCACAGACGGCCCGGCAGTCCGAAGCTGTTCGAGCGTGAAGTACTCACACTGAGTCAGCAGGTGGACGCCAGCCTCCTGAGGTACTGCCTGCCCTCGCTCCGCCAGGCCCGGGGCAGCCACCTGGGCACTTTCGTGAAGGTGCAGTTCCCGCCCGGCGCTCGCGGGCCGGTCCCAGTCGAACACCCTGTAGGTGGTGTCACTGGTCTGCTGCACCTCATAGATCAGCAGCCCCGGACCCAGGGCATGTACCGTACCGGCGCACACAAGAAAGGTATCCCCGCTCACCACTGGCTCGTGGTGCAGCAGTGATGACACGTCCTGACTGAGGATTGCCTCGCGCAGCGTGGATGGGGACACGCCCGGGTCCACCCCTCCGATCAGCTGGGCACCCGGAGCTGCCTCGAGCACGTACCAGGCTTCCGTCTTGCCGTTCTCGCCGGGTCCAACGAGGTTCCGGGCATGGGCGTCGTCCGGATGAACCTGGACGCTCAACCACTCCTGGCAGTCAAGCAGCTTGATTAACAGGGGAAATCGGCCGGCCGGCACCCTGGTCCCCATCAGGCGTTGGGGGTTCCGGGCAGCCAGAGCGGCCAAGCTCAGGCCGGCGGCAGGCCCCCCCTGCACCTTCAGGTCTTCGTGGACCAGCCAGGCTTCTCCAATCGGTGGGCCCTGAGGGTCCTGGCGAAGTCGGAGGCCGCCCCAGACACGTTCCTTGAATACCGGTTCAAGGCGAAGTGGGGCGGTCAGGTCAGGGATGGCATCAGCACCGCTGGACATGCCTTTCAGCCTAACCCTCGGAGGGTACGCTCCCGCCATTCCTTTCAACTCGATAAACGGCGCTTGACCGGCCAGTATGGCTGACGGCCGCTACCTGCTTAACGGGGCGTAAATTCCATGATGGATGAGGACTTACCACCGGTGTTTTGAAGTGCCAAGCTGATGTCCATAAAATGAGGTTGCCGGAGATCGCGCCGAGTTCTCAAAGCACTTACTTGTTGAACTAAGAGTAATTAGTGCCAAAACAGGAAGGAGAAACCAGGGCAGGTTCTGACTCGAGCTGGCCGTCCCCCCGTCGTTTAACGACGGTTTCAGGAAGATGCTATGTTTTCAGCGTCCAGAACGTCTTTTTCCCCGGTCTTCCATTTAGGTGATTATGTTGGGCAGAAATTTGACACGGCACAGGGCCTGGCCAAAATTTCCTGTCACCGCCAAGCCATCCTCCCGGTTCTGTCCAGGACGCGGCTTGACGGAAGCTGCGCTTACCGCTGCTGGCATCGAGCATAAGTTCCTGATCTACCCAGGCGTCAATCCCGCGTTCCACATTGACACCGGAAATAACTTCAGGCGTAAGGCAGCGGAAAACGCCTGGGCGACAACGCTGGTCTGGCTCCACGGCCACCTTTGATTCACCTGACCACAAGGCGCCCCTGGGACAGAGATGTAAGGCTAACCGTGCTCTTCGTTCAGCACGGCTTCCACCTGCCCTGGGTCCTTTTCATCGTCAGATCATCATGAGAGGGATTCAGAGCCGTGTCAGACTGGCCCAGCTATACCATTTACCATGTCCCTGTCCGGTCCTTCCAACTTCACCCAGGCGGAGCTCCAGCCATCACTATGTGATTGTCAGCTGGTCGAGCCGATGGATCTGACGCAGGTCACGGCCCTTTCAATCCGTGCGACCTCAACGCATCTTCAGCGCAAGCTGTCGGTGCTTCTGGCGGCTCATCACATTGTATCGGTCACGGAGTCGGGGGCCGCCCTGCTCAACCGCGAGGTCCTTGACCGCCTGGGCACGCTCCTGTCGGCGTTTTCCCGCACTGAACGCTCCGACCTTCTGGCCGCCCCCTGGATTGACGGGCAACTGGATCCCTGGCAGGTTGCCCCTCTGGAACAGTGGGCCCACCGTCTGGACAGTCAGTGGTTTGGGGCCGCTACAGACCAGCTGAGGTTTCACCTTCAGCCTATCGTGCATCTGGGTAGCGGGCGGGTGGCAGGATACGAAGCTCTGGTGCGGGCCCAGTGGAACGAGCAGTTGATTGGCGCCGGTCCTTTGCTGCAGGCAGCTGCCGCCCACGGTCAGGCCAGGTCGTTTGATGCGCATGCCAGGCGATCTGCCATCCGCCAGGCGTACCCGCAACTAAAGACGGACCAGCAGCTTTTTATCAACTTCGCCCCCGGTGTGGTCTACAACCCGGACATCTGCCTTCAGACGACTTTTGCCACCTGCCGTGAGGTCGGCGCAGACTTCTCCCGGCTGGTCTTCGAGGTCACTGAGAGCGAGGCTTTTCCCGATCTCAAGCTGCTGCGCTCCATCCTGGAGAGGTACCGGCAGGAAGGTGCCCAGGTGGCCCTGGACGATCTGGGTGCCGGACACACCAGCCTCAGCTACCTGATGGAGCTCAAGCCGGATATCGTCAAACTTGACCGGGCGCTGATCAGCGGCCTGAATGCAGCTGACCGCCGGATCCCCCTGGTCGACGCGTTGATCGGGTACGCCCATGACCTGGGCATCCAGGTTATTGCTGAAGGCATTGAAACGTCAGACGAGCTGACACAGGTGATTGGCCTGGGTGCCGACTACGCGCAGGGCTACTTTCTTGGCCGCCCGGCCCCAGAGGCAGCCGACATTCTTCCTGAGGCTGCCAGATACTGGGTGCCCCAGTGATCCTTGCCCAGGAATCAAACGAATCCGCAGAACTGGCGACTTCACTCGTCTGGCAGGTCCTGGACACCGCGGACGTGGGCTTGCTGGTGACCGACGCCCACAGGCGCATCGTGTACGTGAATGAGGCGTTCAGCCGGGTCACTGGCTACACCCTGGAGGAGGTGAAGGGACGCACCTGCGCTTTCCTGCAGGGGCCAGGCACCGATCCTGTGGACATTTCTGCCATGCGCGCCGCGCTGGACCAGGGTGAGCCGTTCGACCGGGTGGTGTTGAATTACCGCAAGGACGGAACCCCGTTGTGGTACAGGCTGCGCGTCAGGCCCATGCACGTCGGGGGCGCCCTGCAGTACTTCGTCGGGGTTCAGGAAGATTATTCGGACGCCCGTGCCGCGCAGCAGGAGCTGGAACGGCTGGCCTACCGAGATGGCCTGACTGGGCTTCGCAACCGACGCACCTTTGATCTTCAGCTCAAGCAGTGGGTGGAGGATGGCCAGCCCGTGGTACTGATTCTCCTTGACCTCAACGACTTTAAACAGGTCAACGACCAGCAGGGTCACCCGGCGGGAGACGCCCTGCTGCAGCGGGTGGCTGCCTGCCTGGAACAGGCGACGCAACATGGAGGCACAGCCTTCCGGATCGGAGGAGACGAGTTTGCGGTCCTGTGCCCTGATCAGAGCGCAGGTGTGCAGGAAGCCGGAACCCGGGTGCTGGAACAGCTGACCACGGTGGACGGGAGCCGCATTCGTGCAGCGGTCGGCGTGGCGTCTTTTCCTGACGAGGCCAGAAATGTGGAGGGCCTCCTGAGGCTGGCCGACCGGCGTCTGTATGCCCACAAAGCGTCCAAACACGGGTCCCGCTAAGCAGGGTGTCGGCAACGCGGTTTGTTCCGGCCTGTGCAATTGCAGTGACAAAGACCCGGACAGCAAGGCAGGGAAACTGAAATTGCACCTCAGGAGGACACCATCTGAACAGGCCTGTTCCAGTTTCCAGCGAAGGACAGGACTGGGCCGGCCGGCGGCGTCCTCCTTTCCGCCGATACCCCAAGCGAGCACTCAAACTGAGGACGGGCCAAGGAAGCGGTGGTCATGAACGCCTTGCGCCCGGTCGAGATCAGCGGCGTTCGAGCCGCCAGTTTTGCGGAGCGTATCCGTTCATGGACCAGGTACGGATTTCCGTGCCGCTGGACGTGCTGCCGTTCACGTTGTCCAGGGCGAGCCTGGTCTGCTGGCCAATCAGACGGTGATAGCCGCGGCCCATATCTTCCAGATGCCAGTTCTGGGCAAAGGCGCTGTTACAGCTCCACAGGCGGATGTCGGCCCCTGGCGTGCTGCTCCCGTCTGCAATATCCAGGCACATGTCCTGGGCGCCAAGCATACTGCGCAGGCGGTAAAAGCCGTCCGCGGTCTGCTCCAGCCTGAAGTTCTGCGCGGTAAGGCCATTGCATCCCCACTGCTGAATCTGCGCCGTGGAACTGGCGACACCATTCTGCACATCCACGCACATTCCGCTGGTCTGGTTGACCAGCCGGTACACGCCGCCGTTGACCAGGTTGTACCCGTTGGTGGCCTCGCTAGTGTACGGCCAGTTGCCGTTCCACTCAAGCAGCTTGACATCCATCTTGGGACTGCCGCTGCTGTTACGGTCGTAGAAGTGGTGCGTGAAGTAATAGTTGCCGCTCTCCTGGTACACGTCGCCGCCGCCCTGTCCGACCTTGTTGGCGCGGTCGTTGAGCATGATGGTGCCGCCGCCCTGATCCAGCCGGTTGCCGTTCTTGTCATAGTACGGGCCGGTGATGCTGGTCGCGCGGCCCATCACCGTCTTGTAGGTGCTGTCCAGGCCCTTGCAACAGTAATCCCACGACACGAACAGGTAATAATAGTTGCCACGCTTGAAGATGGACGGCGCCTCCACCGGGTTGTTGGCCACGCCAGGCCGGGTGGCGAGGGTGTAGATGGGCCCGTCGAAGGTCGTCATGCTGCTCATGTGCTGAATTTTGATACCGCTGGAGAACGATCCCCACGACATCCACCAGCCGCTGCTGCTGTCCCAGTGGACGTTGGCGTCAATGGCGTTGTAATCGGTCGTGGTACTGCTGGACCGCAGGATCGCCCCGTGGTCGGTCCAGGTGCCTGTAGAACAGGGACTGGTGCTGCTGGCCACACCAATAGCGGAATTCCTGGTGCCGAACTGGGAAGCCGCGTAATACATGTAGTAGCGGCCATCATTGCCGTTGTAGACGACTTCCGGCGCCCAGATGTTTTTGACTCCGTATTCTCTGATGGCCCAGGCCGGTGTAGGCACGGCGCCCAGGGTGCTCCAGTTGCCGCCAATACCGCCACTGGACCGGTGAACAAGCACGCCCCCGGGATTGGCCGAGTCTTCGATCCCGGTGGACATGGAGCAGTAGGTGCTCCCGGCCTTGAACAGACCGGGATCGTGACTTCCCAGATCACCAGACATACTCACCAGGGACTGTGCCTCCAGCCCGGGAGACGAAGGTCGGGTAGCCGTCGGGGACTCGACACCGCAGGCCGCAAGCAGAAGAGTGAGCGGTAACAATGAGCCAAGACGATTTCGCATGGTAACTCCTTTGTCTCAGAGGAGCCTGCTGATCTACCTGGAAGTGATAAGCCACTTCCTGGATCTGCTGGAGGTTAGGCGCCTTCAAGCCTACTCAGTTTTCTTTGTGAACGTTAACAACCATAGCTTACAAATGTAATCCTGTCAAGTTTTGGTCGCTCACGGGCGCTGATGCTCTTTAAAGCAGGTGTTTCAGCCTATAGCCGGTTTCTGGTTGTAACGCCGCGCAGGGTTCGCCATGGGGACGGCAGAAAGACTGCTCAAGTTGGATCACACAATCAGGGGCGACCGGACCAACCTGGGAAGTTATTGAAGTCTGCGCAGTTGGCCTGCCGGCAGGGGCGGACCATATGACCCGGCGACAGGAGACAGGAACGAAAACATCCTGGGGATGCTGCTTCCCGGCGTATCAAAGGCATCTCTTCCATGTTGTGCTCTGCTGGCGGGCTGCCACTTCCTCTCCTGCGTGGGAGCATTCACGGTCGTCTGGCCGGGTTCTTGTGCCGGGCCGCTCAGCTGGTGTCACTTCAGGGTGAACGTAAGTATCGTGCCGTCAGCGGCCAGGGTAAGCCTCGCGGCGGTAGCCGTGACCGTGGGCCGAGCGGCCAGCAGTTCCGTGAGACCCACCGAGCCGGATTCCTCGGGACAGGCGCGGAGCGTGGTCGAGATTGCTTCTGTCAGTACCAGGCGATTTCCTTCAAGACGGTACGCCCCCCCGTACCCGTTGCAGCCGTCAGATCCCCCGACACGGCCGTTTTCAAATGACAGCGTGACCGGCAGCGCCGTTTGCGGCGCGGGCCCGCCATTCACTGCGGAAAGCACAAAGGTGCGCCCCTGTGGCAGGACGGTTCCAGTAGGCTCTCTG of Deinococcus malanensis contains these proteins:
- a CDS encoding AAA family ATPase, translating into MTRREELVHQVTRRLGALSARRGGLALALWGEAGIGKSWVAAEILRALPLRSAEVHASVSVATLIGTLPRPARLPTWTQEALGRLEHGDALGQEVAGDALSSLLSELAPFVLHVRDLHDASAEQLKFWQALARGATRSRGVGLMATSRLAPPEPFEAQAIERLTLEDTTSLLKQTLGASLPDDAVSWIGQHASGNPLFSIEYLRFLIRQGCLWNDGQRWHWREPRENRIPAGVEALVSHLCHTPPLSQAAEAALQARAMLASDMSPAIWAQVAGLGASELQGACEELGRRGILRAGQFVHPLYQDVEVHHLTRARRQVIARRAVSVLLKSDVEAAAGFAMHAELPAAEALPLLRRAAESAQDGGRHRQAAEYLSWAVRHADEPDRAPLALAAARLWRAFEPRQVIALAQQVLETEPENLEAAFLLAGALVLQGDEERANRLIRNLQGSSGLEASWLFELVSLHADRNDYAGVMTQWQEHPQLHSLAPPSVQAQVIRALDFMGRSTEACALAAQALGKPALPDAERTVLLFARCRALYSAGDLEAAEADAGEVVKLAEAGQRVHELARALSTRATIRDTLGRYPEALADAQASLKLFASLGVARDHAQQQSRLACLLLEYGEYEQAETLLHEGHQVMKRAGVSHFLALCEYNLAYLYLEQNPPFGGTLALKYAHAGLQHARQTGSPLIIAQTASMAARAEAVHGSALQALELADESLDLTRQVGSSHDAAWAIWARGFALEACGRPAEALASFQEAAGDLADRGLTLWAHRLGLEADRLAGDVASAADKLRFFREHDLRNWVNVTDRYFPDLAPPGLPGPQAEASVRLGVLGPVQILRGDEAVRYKGQKGKELLALLLEARLAGHQEVRQLALQEALYPELPDAAAVSALQQLVYRLRQFLGAEVVQRTDSGYRLGGAESDAEEFLRTGNLRLWRGPYLEDLGAGRDVSAEEALYHALERRAHALLASDPQEVARVGQILLEHEPYDRRLLSLTLRALHTCGNRRARQKVYTQSVARMGEVGEHLPPLSALLEGPWPDSRTGPDTPG
- a CDS encoding type I phosphomannose isomerase catalytic subunit, which codes for MSSGADAIPDLTAPLRLEPVFKERVWGGLRLRQDPQGPPIGEAWLVHEDLKVQGGPAAGLSLAALAARNPQRLMGTRVPAGRFPLLIKLLDCQEWLSVQVHPDDAHARNLVGPGENGKTEAWYVLEAAPGAQLIGGVDPGVSPSTLREAILSQDVSSLLHHEPVVSGDTFLVCAGTVHALGPGLLIYEVQQTSDTTYRVFDWDRPASAGRELHLHESAQVAAPGLAERGQAVPQEAGVHLLTQCEYFTLEQLRTAGPSVQADTRGEYMHLLTAIEGEATLTTLADEMVLQPYDTVVIPASLGTYTLAGNAVVLRALPGAGKP
- a CDS encoding GGDEF domain-containing protein codes for the protein MILAQESNESAELATSLVWQVLDTADVGLLVTDAHRRIVYVNEAFSRVTGYTLEEVKGRTCAFLQGPGTDPVDISAMRAALDQGEPFDRVVLNYRKDGTPLWYRLRVRPMHVGGALQYFVGVQEDYSDARAAQQELERLAYRDGLTGLRNRRTFDLQLKQWVEDGQPVVLILLDLNDFKQVNDQQGHPAGDALLQRVAACLEQATQHGGTAFRIGGDEFAVLCPDQSAGVQEAGTRVLEQLTTVDGSRIRAAVGVASFPDEARNVEGLLRLADRRLYAHKASKHGSR
- a CDS encoding dienelactone hydrolase family protein, which codes for MLGRNLTRHRAWPKFPVTAKPSSRFCPGRGLTEAALTAAGIEHKFLIYPGVNPAFHIDTGNNFRRKAAENAWATTLVWLHGHL
- a CDS encoding EAL domain-containing protein, with the translated sequence MSLSGPSNFTQAELQPSLCDCQLVEPMDLTQVTALSIRATSTHLQRKLSVLLAAHHIVSVTESGAALLNREVLDRLGTLLSAFSRTERSDLLAAPWIDGQLDPWQVAPLEQWAHRLDSQWFGAATDQLRFHLQPIVHLGSGRVAGYEALVRAQWNEQLIGAGPLLQAAAAHGQARSFDAHARRSAIRQAYPQLKTDQQLFINFAPGVVYNPDICLQTTFATCREVGADFSRLVFEVTESEAFPDLKLLRSILERYRQEGAQVALDDLGAGHTSLSYLMELKPDIVKLDRALISGLNAADRRIPLVDALIGYAHDLGIQVIAEGIETSDELTQVIGLGADYAQGYFLGRPAPEAADILPEAARYWVPQ
- a CDS encoding RICIN domain-containing protein; its protein translation is MSGDLGSHDPGLFKAGSTYCSMSTGIEDSANPGGVLVHRSSGGIGGNWSTLGAVPTPAWAIREYGVKNIWAPEVVYNGNDGRYYMYYAASQFGTRNSAIGVASSTSPCSTGTWTDHGAILRSSSTTTDYNAIDANVHWDSSSGWWMSWGSFSSGIKIQHMSSMTTFDGPIYTLATRPGVANNPVEAPSIFKRGNYYYLFVSWDYCCKGLDSTYKTVMGRATSITGPYYDKNGNRLDQGGGTIMLNDRANKVGQGGGDVYQESGNYYFTHHFYDRNSSGSPKMDVKLLEWNGNWPYTSEATNGYNLVNGGVYRLVNQTSGMCVDVQNGVASSTAQIQQWGCNGLTAQNFRLEQTADGFYRLRSMLGAQDMCLDIADGSSTPGADIRLWSCNSAFAQNWHLEDMGRGYHRLIGQQTRLALDNVNGSTSSGTEIRTWSMNGYAPQNWRLERR